One Massilia sp. 9096 genomic window carries:
- the cydB gene encoding cytochrome d ubiquinol oxidase subunit II, translating into MGIDLSIVWALVITFGVMMYIVMDGFDLGIGILFPFAPSKGERDIMMNTVAPVWDGNETWLVLGGAGLYAAFPLAYSIILSALYLPIMLMLLGLVFRGVAFEFRFKAHDHKRHIWDKAFIGGSLVATFFQGVILGTYIAGIPVRGRAFAGGAFDWMAPFPLFTGAALVVTYALLGATWLIMKTEGTLQHKMRGIGRVLVALLLLCIGVVSVWTPLLKEAIATRWFSFQNLWWFLPVPVLVLAITAGLFISTRKDNDTSPFLFTLAIIFLGYSGLAISLWPDAVPGALTLWQAAAPPQSQGFALVGALPILPLILGYTAWSYHVFKGKIGHAQTYH; encoded by the coding sequence ATGGGTATTGATCTTTCTATCGTATGGGCGTTGGTCATCACCTTTGGGGTCATGATGTATATCGTCATGGACGGATTCGATCTTGGCATCGGCATTCTGTTTCCGTTCGCCCCTTCGAAAGGCGAACGCGACATCATGATGAACACCGTGGCACCGGTCTGGGACGGCAACGAAACCTGGCTGGTGCTGGGCGGAGCTGGTCTATATGCGGCGTTCCCGCTTGCGTACTCCATCATCCTAAGCGCGCTCTACCTGCCGATCATGTTGATGCTACTTGGCCTAGTATTTCGTGGTGTGGCTTTCGAATTTCGCTTCAAGGCCCACGACCATAAACGGCACATCTGGGACAAGGCCTTTATTGGCGGGTCACTGGTGGCTACGTTCTTCCAAGGCGTGATCTTGGGCACATACATCGCGGGCATTCCTGTGCGCGGACGCGCGTTCGCGGGCGGCGCCTTCGACTGGATGGCGCCGTTCCCCTTGTTCACGGGAGCTGCCCTCGTCGTTACCTACGCGCTGCTTGGTGCCACCTGGCTCATCATGAAGACGGAGGGAACGCTCCAGCACAAAATGCGTGGTATCGGACGCGTGCTCGTAGCGCTGCTGCTGCTTTGCATCGGTGTCGTCAGCGTATGGACGCCGCTGCTCAAGGAAGCGATCGCCACGCGATGGTTCAGCTTCCAGAACCTGTGGTGGTTCCTGCCCGTCCCCGTACTGGTTCTGGCGATCACCGCGGGCCTTTTCATCTCGACACGTAAGGATAACGACACCAGTCCTTTCCTGTTCACGCTGGCGATAATCTTTCTCGGTTACAGCGGCCTGGCGATCAGCCTGTGGCCGGACGCTGTGCCAGGCGCATTGACGCTTTGGCAGGCGGCCGCGCCCCCGCAAAGCCAGGGATTCGCGCTTGTTGGCGCATTGCCGATCCTGCCGCTCATTCTTGGCTATACAGCGTGGAGCTACCATGTGTTCAAAGGGAAAATTGGTCATGCGCAGACTTATCATTGA
- a CDS encoding DUF2474 domain-containing protein codes for MCSKGKLVMRRLIIDRWSGYAFVRRLAWLVGIWLASVASLAGVATVLRLLMHAAGMRSP; via the coding sequence ATGTGTTCAAAGGGAAAATTGGTCATGCGCAGACTTATCATTGACCGATGGAGCGGGTACGCTTTCGTTCGAAGACTCGCCTGGCTCGTCGGTATATGGCTTGCCAGTGTCGCGTCGCTAGCCGGCGTGGCCACGGTACTGCGCCTGCTGATGCATGCGGCAGGAATGCGTTCGCCTTGA
- a CDS encoding cytochrome ubiquinol oxidase subunit I, with product MFTFNALQLARIQFAFTVSFHIIFPAISIGLAAYLAILEGAWLKTGERVYRDLYHFWSRIFAVDFGMGVVSGLVMAYQFGTNWSGFSDFAGPVTGPLLAYEVLTAFFLEAGFLGVMLFGLNRVGPGLHFFSTLMVAIGTLVSTFWILASNSWMQTPQGIEIQNGHVVPVDWVAVIFNPSFPYRLAHMATAAFLATAFFVAASAAWHLLRGRDEPAVRKMLSMAMWIALVAAPLQVAIGDAHGLNTLKYQPAKIAAIEGHWDNHPGEASPLILVGCPDMARETTGCKLELPYLGSLILTHSLNQQIPALRSFAPADRPYSPLVFWSFRTMAGLGFLMMGTVLWAAFLRRGDKLYRCRPFLKLCVAMGPSGVLAILAGWITTEAGRQPWVVYGLMRTADAASAHPVDALATTLALFVIVYFSVFGAGFGYMLRLVRKGPVTGEGDGTDPGGPGTAVTSARPISAALAVDAGFNATANGGV from the coding sequence ATGTTCACATTCAACGCATTACAGCTTGCACGCATCCAGTTTGCGTTCACTGTCTCGTTCCACATCATTTTCCCCGCCATCAGCATAGGCTTGGCTGCTTACCTGGCAATATTGGAAGGGGCGTGGCTCAAGACCGGAGAGCGCGTCTACCGCGATCTTTATCACTTCTGGTCACGTATCTTTGCCGTCGATTTCGGCATGGGCGTTGTCTCCGGCCTCGTCATGGCCTACCAGTTCGGAACCAACTGGAGCGGCTTTTCCGACTTCGCCGGTCCGGTCACTGGACCCTTGCTAGCGTACGAAGTGCTGACCGCCTTCTTCCTCGAAGCCGGGTTCTTGGGGGTAATGCTGTTTGGGCTGAACAGGGTCGGGCCGGGATTGCACTTTTTCTCGACCCTCATGGTTGCCATCGGCACGCTGGTATCGACTTTCTGGATTCTGGCCTCGAATAGCTGGATGCAAACGCCGCAAGGGATCGAGATCCAGAACGGTCATGTTGTGCCGGTTGACTGGGTTGCAGTGATCTTCAACCCATCGTTTCCCTACCGCCTCGCGCATATGGCGACCGCCGCATTCCTTGCGACCGCATTCTTCGTCGCCGCATCGGCCGCTTGGCATCTGCTCCGCGGCCGCGACGAGCCGGCCGTACGCAAGATGTTGTCGATGGCAATGTGGATCGCGCTTGTCGCGGCCCCGCTTCAAGTGGCCATTGGCGACGCGCACGGTCTGAATACGCTGAAATACCAGCCGGCCAAGATCGCCGCTATTGAAGGTCACTGGGACAATCACCCAGGAGAGGCATCGCCGCTCATCCTCGTCGGCTGTCCTGACATGGCACGCGAAACCACGGGTTGCAAACTTGAGCTGCCGTACTTGGGCAGTCTGATCCTCACCCACAGCCTGAATCAGCAAATCCCGGCCCTGCGGTCGTTCGCGCCAGCGGACCGGCCGTATTCGCCGCTGGTGTTCTGGTCGTTCCGCACGATGGCCGGTCTGGGTTTTCTCATGATGGGCACCGTGCTATGGGCAGCGTTCCTACGGCGCGGCGACAAGCTGTACCGGTGTCGGCCCTTTCTCAAGCTGTGCGTCGCGATGGGACCGTCCGGCGTGCTCGCGATATTGGCCGGGTGGATCACGACCGAAGCTGGACGCCAGCCTTGGGTCGTGTATGGACTGATGCGCACAGCTGACGCTGCATCTGCGCATCCGGTGGACGCGCTTGCGACAACGCTGGCGCTGTTCGTCATCGTCTACTTCAGCGTCTTTGGTGCTGGGTTCGGCTACATGCTTCGCCTGGTGCGAAAGGGACCGGTAACGGGCGAGGGTGATGGCACAGACCCCGGAGGGCCAGGTACGGCTGTAACATCGGCGCGGCCAATTTCCGCCGCGCTTGCCGTCGACGCTGGGTTCAACGCGACCGCGAACGGAGGCGTCTGA
- a CDS encoding voltage-gated chloride channel family protein, whose translation MKNTPYPEQVELLPYMGKWLILAIVAAVLAGSASAFFLSALDRVTEVRIAAPRIIWLLPLAGFAVGWVYDRFGKSVEAGNNLIIDEIHDPRQTIPLRMAPLVLGGTIISHLFGASVGREGTAVQMGATLSDQVSYILRLDRESRRVLVMAGMSAGFAAVFGTPVAGAIFGLEVLAIGRMRYDAILPCIVAAIVADRVGLWWGIQHTHYILSTIPAVDAAGLAGVIAAGIAFGLAGMLFAKLTHRMGDLAKRHVSYGPLRPLLGGSVVALAVYLLGTQRYIGLGIPVIVQSFQQQLGFGDAIGKLVFTVVSLGTGFKGGEVTPLFYIGATLGNALAPLLHLPFPLLAGLGFVAVFAGAANVPLASTVMAIELFGGNIAPYAALACVVSYLFSGHTGIYRAQRIGRAKHHRDLPDGLRLSELPAYRARSRTHRASVLPKE comes from the coding sequence ATGAAAAATACCCCTTATCCCGAACAAGTCGAGTTGCTGCCTTACATGGGCAAGTGGCTCATTCTTGCCATCGTGGCTGCCGTGCTTGCAGGCTCGGCATCCGCTTTCTTCCTGTCTGCGCTAGATCGGGTCACCGAGGTGCGCATTGCGGCGCCGCGCATCATCTGGCTACTGCCGTTGGCTGGATTCGCCGTTGGGTGGGTGTATGACCGCTTTGGCAAGAGCGTCGAAGCGGGCAATAACCTGATCATCGATGAGATCCACGATCCGCGCCAAACGATCCCGTTGCGAATGGCGCCGCTGGTGCTGGGTGGAACCATCATTTCGCATTTGTTTGGCGCTTCGGTCGGGCGCGAAGGCACGGCGGTGCAAATGGGTGCGACCTTGTCCGACCAAGTCTCCTACATCCTCCGGCTTGACCGCGAATCGCGTCGGGTGCTGGTCATGGCGGGCATGAGCGCCGGGTTCGCGGCCGTGTTTGGTACGCCGGTTGCCGGCGCAATCTTCGGCCTTGAGGTGCTGGCGATCGGCCGCATGCGCTATGACGCGATCCTGCCATGCATTGTCGCGGCGATCGTTGCCGACCGGGTCGGGCTATGGTGGGGCATCCAGCATACGCATTACATACTTTCCACGATCCCTGCCGTGGACGCTGCCGGTCTGGCTGGAGTGATCGCTGCTGGCATTGCGTTCGGCCTTGCAGGAATGCTGTTTGCGAAGCTCACCCATAGAATGGGCGACCTGGCCAAGCGCCATGTGTCCTACGGCCCTTTACGGCCGCTGCTGGGTGGCAGCGTGGTCGCGCTGGCTGTCTACCTACTGGGAACCCAGCGCTACATTGGCTTAGGCATCCCAGTTATCGTCCAGTCGTTTCAGCAACAGCTCGGCTTCGGCGATGCCATCGGCAAGCTGGTTTTTACCGTCGTATCCCTAGGCACCGGGTTCAAGGGCGGCGAGGTAACGCCGCTGTTTTATATTGGCGCGACGCTCGGCAACGCGTTGGCGCCGTTGCTGCACTTACCATTCCCGCTGCTGGCTGGGCTGGGCTTCGTGGCCGTCTTTGCCGGCGCAGCCAACGTGCCGCTGGCGTCTACCGTCATGGCGATCGAGCTGTTCGGCGGGAACATAGCACCCTATGCGGCCTTGGCCTGCGTGGTCAGCTACCTGTTTTCGGGGCATACCGGCATCTACCGTGCTCAGCGTATCGGACGCGCTAAGCACCATCGGGATTTGCCCGATGGGCTACGATTGTCCGAATTGCCGGCCTATCGGGCACGCTCCCGTACCCATCGCGCGTCGGTACTACCGAAGGAGTAA
- a CDS encoding alpha/beta hydrolase, whose protein sequence is MKSLSQKIIRFLIVPLQVATVWMIFLLTLWISGGIAGGYPAFLMSVAIAGIFLWPRIRQGTRRAVIWSGMGLLLALVPLVIVLVPLASSSLPALAADKSVQLWATHDGRHVAVYRYSAAPANDRHMALVFAHGGPGAYLRDFDRNFFASFAHAGFDVVIYDQFGAGRSPLGDPTTYTHENNVRDLAAVLARVDKPTVLIGQSYGATLVTSALSEEEIRKHVTHVILSEPGRLPGSTESTAKSMSEKTTLAPDASETPSRAVIAKVAAPRALLANFLPRENRFVKQEELINLYTADVQRLLIAPGFCKGDTTLLNSFKAEPFNLKANVAINRDALAAPTPDLRKMKAPVMLLLGECSYIPRGLAMEYFGTYSIKRSQRILGVGHILWGNPRGQAMTRDAIIRFIENAPAALPNDPTAATANRFVDQGR, encoded by the coding sequence ATGAAAAGCCTCTCCCAAAAAATCATCCGCTTTCTGATCGTTCCCTTACAAGTGGCCACGGTATGGATGATCTTCCTTCTCACGTTGTGGATAAGCGGCGGAATTGCTGGCGGCTATCCAGCTTTCCTTATGTCCGTGGCCATCGCGGGTATATTCTTGTGGCCCCGTATACGGCAGGGTACGAGGCGCGCGGTCATCTGGAGCGGAATGGGACTGCTTCTCGCATTGGTGCCTCTGGTCATCGTGTTGGTACCGCTGGCGTCCTCCTCATTGCCCGCCCTGGCCGCCGACAAATCCGTTCAATTGTGGGCTACGCACGATGGCCGTCACGTCGCCGTCTACCGCTACTCGGCGGCCCCGGCGAACGACCGTCACATGGCCTTGGTGTTTGCGCATGGCGGGCCTGGCGCATATTTGCGCGATTTTGATCGTAACTTTTTTGCAAGTTTCGCGCATGCCGGTTTCGACGTTGTCATTTACGACCAGTTCGGCGCCGGGCGCTCGCCACTTGGCGATCCGACGACCTATACGCACGAGAACAATGTCAGGGATTTGGCCGCCGTACTTGCTCGCGTTGATAAGCCAACCGTCCTTATTGGGCAGTCGTACGGGGCGACACTGGTGACGTCCGCACTGTCAGAAGAGGAAATCCGCAAGCATGTCACCCACGTAATCCTCTCCGAGCCGGGACGCCTGCCGGGAAGCACTGAATCGACAGCGAAATCGATGTCCGAAAAAACCACCCTCGCTCCGGATGCTAGCGAAACACCAAGCCGTGCGGTGATTGCGAAAGTCGCCGCGCCGCGCGCGCTCCTAGCGAATTTTCTGCCGCGCGAAAATCGATTCGTAAAACAGGAAGAGCTCATCAACCTCTATACGGCCGACGTGCAGCGCCTCTTGATAGCGCCAGGATTTTGCAAGGGCGATACGACCTTGCTCAATAGCTTCAAGGCTGAGCCCTTTAATTTGAAGGCCAACGTCGCCATCAACCGCGATGCCTTGGCCGCACCGACGCCCGATTTGCGCAAGATGAAGGCGCCAGTGATGCTGCTGCTGGGAGAATGCAGCTATATTCCGCGAGGGCTTGCAATGGAGTATTTCGGCACCTATTCCATCAAGCGCAGCCAGCGGATTCTAGGCGTTGGACATATCTTATGGGGTAATCCTAGAGGTCAGGCGATGACCCGTGATGCCATTATTCGCTTCATCGAGAATGCACCTGCCGCGCTACCGAACGACCCGACCGCCGCTACCGCGAACCGGTTTGTCGACCAAGGGCGTTGA
- a CDS encoding TIM-barrel domain-containing protein translates to MPRPTHSPRIAALALAVATLFAPCAHAQQAASSTPTATASGLEVRQGPVTLRVVALTDDILRVTLAPGGAFPEDASWAVPHGVRAQRAQVTPTAHGFATRALRVELQDGRLVVSDMAGKIVSADAAPVSLDGHAFTLKKSMPQSEHYFGLGDKTGGMDRRGKTFVDWNTDAFGFTSSDDPIYKSIPFFIGVGGDGGSYGIFLDNTRRSWFDFGHRIDGVLAFGAPDGPIDYYLIHGPSTAEVVRRYTDLTGKAPLAPRWALGYQQSRYSYMTADETRQVAAKLRAEKIPTDVMWLDIDWQDRNRPFTANPKTFPDMPGLVRDLGKQGIKLVTITDLHVAAAPNQGYAPYDSGIKGDQFVKNPDGSTYVAPVWPGDSVFPDFTQASTRDWYGTLFADQVKMGIAGVWNDMNEPAIFGTPTKTMPLTTRHRIASDDFAKRTADHAEIHNVYGMQNTRATYDGLRKLAPNERAFVMTRASYAGGQRYSVTWTGDNSATWDHLKLSIQQLINLGLSGFSYGAADVSGFKGGPSPDLLTRWFEIGAFYPVFRDHSAKGTPRVEPWVDGPQHTAIRRRFVEERYKLMPYLYALAEQNARTGDPILRPVFYDYPDAIASSCDESWTFTLGRALLVSPPPSPESPQPYKTCLPAGGWYDYWTGLPAGRAQQQTAGVFQSATDATGEKHSREDVVDETPRLDHLPVYVRAGTILPRQAVVQSTAETPRGPLQLDVYPGPDCSGDIYLDDGHSMGYERGEFLRQPVRCTVTADGVTLDFGKREGSFKPWWKQVAVTVHGWQGKGTVRSGASASAVESQLNAKARTLRFTLDDDGSAASIAVRRN, encoded by the coding sequence ATGCCCCGCCCTACTCATTCGCCCCGCATTGCCGCGCTCGCGCTGGCCGTTGCGACGCTGTTCGCCCCCTGCGCCCACGCCCAGCAGGCCGCTTCTTCAACCCCGACCGCCACCGCTTCCGGCCTGGAAGTGCGCCAGGGCCCCGTCACCTTGCGCGTAGTCGCGCTCACCGACGACATCCTGCGCGTGACGCTCGCCCCCGGCGGCGCGTTCCCAGAGGACGCCAGCTGGGCCGTGCCGCATGGCGTACGCGCGCAGCGGGCGCAGGTGACGCCCACGGCGCACGGCTTCGCCACCCGCGCGCTGCGCGTCGAGCTGCAGGATGGCCGCCTGGTGGTCAGCGACATGGCCGGCAAGATCGTCTCGGCCGATGCGGCACCGGTCAGCCTCGACGGCCACGCGTTCACGCTGAAAAAAAGCATGCCGCAGTCGGAACACTACTTCGGCCTGGGCGACAAGACCGGCGGCATGGACCGGCGCGGCAAGACCTTCGTCGACTGGAACACCGACGCCTTCGGCTTCACCTCGAGCGACGACCCGATCTACAAATCGATCCCGTTCTTCATCGGCGTCGGCGGCGACGGCGGCAGCTACGGCATCTTCCTCGACAATACGCGCCGCAGCTGGTTCGACTTCGGCCACCGCATTGATGGCGTGCTGGCCTTCGGCGCCCCCGACGGCCCGATCGACTACTACCTGATCCATGGCCCCTCCACCGCCGAGGTGGTGCGCCGCTACACCGACCTGACCGGCAAGGCGCCGCTGGCCCCGCGCTGGGCGCTGGGCTACCAGCAGTCGCGCTACAGCTACATGACGGCCGACGAGACGCGCCAGGTGGCCGCGAAACTGCGCGCCGAGAAGATCCCGACCGACGTCATGTGGCTCGACATCGACTGGCAGGACCGCAACCGCCCATTCACGGCGAACCCCAAGACCTTCCCCGACATGCCGGGCCTGGTGCGCGATCTGGGCAAGCAAGGCATCAAGCTGGTCACGATCACCGACCTGCACGTGGCGGCCGCGCCGAACCAGGGCTATGCGCCTTACGACAGCGGCATCAAGGGCGACCAGTTCGTCAAGAACCCGGACGGCTCGACCTACGTGGCGCCGGTGTGGCCGGGCGACTCGGTGTTCCCGGACTTCACCCAGGCCAGCACGCGCGACTGGTACGGCACGCTGTTCGCCGACCAGGTCAAGATGGGCATCGCGGGCGTCTGGAACGACATGAACGAGCCGGCCATCTTCGGCACGCCGACCAAGACCATGCCGCTCACGACGCGGCACCGCATCGCCTCCGACGATTTCGCCAAGCGCACCGCCGACCACGCCGAGATCCACAACGTCTACGGCATGCAGAACACGCGCGCCACCTACGACGGCCTGCGCAAGCTGGCGCCGAACGAGCGTGCCTTCGTGATGACGCGCGCCAGCTACGCCGGCGGCCAGCGCTACTCGGTCACCTGGACCGGCGACAACAGCGCCACCTGGGATCACCTCAAGCTGTCGATCCAGCAGCTCATCAACCTGGGCCTGTCGGGCTTTTCGTATGGCGCGGCCGACGTCAGCGGCTTCAAGGGCGGCCCCAGCCCCGACCTGCTGACGCGCTGGTTCGAGATCGGCGCTTTCTACCCGGTGTTCCGCGACCACAGCGCCAAGGGCACGCCGCGCGTCGAACCCTGGGTCGACGGTCCGCAGCATACGGCGATCCGCCGCCGCTTCGTCGAAGAGCGCTACAAGCTGATGCCCTACCTGTACGCGCTGGCCGAGCAGAACGCGCGCACCGGCGACCCGATCCTGCGCCCGGTGTTCTACGACTATCCGGATGCGATCGCATCGAGCTGCGACGAATCGTGGACCTTCACGCTGGGCCGCGCGCTGCTGGTCTCGCCGCCGCCGAGCCCCGAGTCGCCGCAGCCGTACAAGACCTGCCTGCCGGCCGGCGGCTGGTACGACTACTGGACCGGCCTGCCCGCCGGCCGCGCGCAGCAGCAGACCGCGGGCGTGTTCCAGTCGGCCACCGACGCGACCGGCGAAAAGCACAGCCGCGAAGACGTGGTCGACGAGACCCCGCGCCTGGACCACCTGCCGGTGTACGTCCGCGCCGGCACCATCCTGCCGCGCCAGGCCGTGGTGCAATCGACCGCCGAAACCCCGCGCGGCCCGCTCCAGCTGGACGTCTACCCGGGCCCGGACTGCAGCGGCGACATCTACCTCGACGACGGCCATTCGATGGGCTACGAACGCGGGGAATTCCTGCGCCAGCCGGTGCGCTGCACGGTCACCGCGGACGGCGTGACGCTCGACTTCGGCAAGCGCGAAGGCAGCTTCAAGCCGTGGTGGAAGCAGGTGGCGGTGACGGTTCATGGCTGGCAGGGCAAGGGCACGGTCCGTAGCGGCGCCAGCGCGAGCGCGGTCGAGAGCCAGCTGAATGCGAAGGCGCGCACCCTGCGCTTCACGCTGGACGATGACGGCTCGGCGGCTTCGATCGCTGTCCGTCGCAACTAA
- a CDS encoding sigma-54-dependent Fis family transcriptional regulator: MNQHSKALDSADLHALLSYLEHDAVPSIVMSTEYEILAANTAYRRQFASDGKPYLGHKCYAVSHHYDVPCDQAGEHCPLRVARASGTAERVLHVHHTPRGPEHVDVELRPILDAQAKVIGFVERLETVRQASAQANDQGLVGSSPAFNRALGDLRRVAGSDLPVLLLGPSGTGKELFARAVHEGSARANKPFVVVDCSGLTDTLFESELFGYERGAFTGAQSRKAGLIETAKGGTLFLDEIGDVPLSMQVKLLRLIESGTYRRVGGLDMIQADFRLVAATHKPLLEMASKGQFREDLYYRISAFPIRLPALRDRREDIALLVESLLARGAGAARKPMRVSTQALLMLADHDWPGNIRELRNVLERARLFADDGEIRPEHLRLDTIHVALARPASPALLDDAAFIAYVGAFQGSRKALAAALGISERSLYRRLDACKTTLPWRPGSVRPES, translated from the coding sequence ATGAACCAACACTCTAAGGCCCTCGACAGCGCCGATTTGCATGCACTGCTGTCCTACCTGGAGCACGATGCTGTCCCCAGCATAGTGATGAGTACCGAGTACGAAATCCTGGCCGCGAACACTGCCTACCGTCGACAGTTCGCGTCTGACGGCAAGCCCTATCTCGGCCACAAGTGCTATGCGGTCTCGCACCACTATGACGTGCCATGCGACCAGGCAGGTGAGCATTGCCCCCTGCGCGTGGCCCGCGCTAGCGGCACGGCCGAGCGCGTGCTGCATGTGCATCACACGCCACGGGGTCCCGAGCATGTCGACGTCGAACTGCGCCCGATCCTCGACGCACAGGCAAAGGTGATCGGTTTCGTCGAACGGCTGGAAACAGTGCGCCAGGCCTCGGCTCAGGCGAACGACCAGGGCCTGGTCGGCTCGTCGCCGGCGTTCAACCGGGCGCTGGGCGACCTGCGCCGCGTCGCCGGTTCGGACTTGCCGGTACTGCTGCTGGGCCCCTCGGGCACGGGCAAGGAATTGTTCGCGCGGGCTGTCCACGAAGGCAGCGCACGCGCCAACAAGCCCTTCGTCGTAGTCGATTGCTCGGGCCTGACCGACACCCTGTTCGAAAGCGAGTTGTTCGGCTACGAACGCGGCGCGTTCACGGGAGCACAGTCGCGCAAGGCTGGCCTCATCGAGACAGCGAAAGGCGGCACCTTGTTCCTGGACGAGATTGGCGACGTGCCGCTGTCGATGCAGGTCAAGCTGCTGCGCCTGATCGAATCCGGCACCTACCGGCGGGTCGGCGGTCTGGACATGATCCAGGCCGATTTCCGCCTGGTGGCGGCCACGCACAAGCCCTTGCTGGAAATGGCAAGCAAGGGCCAGTTCCGCGAAGACCTGTACTACCGCATCAGCGCCTTTCCGATCCGCTTGCCGGCGCTGCGCGACCGGCGCGAGGACATCGCCTTGCTGGTAGAGTCCTTGCTGGCGCGCGGGGCGGGTGCCGCACGCAAACCGATGCGCGTCTCGACGCAGGCGTTGTTGATGCTTGCCGACCATGACTGGCCGGGCAATATCCGCGAACTGCGAAATGTGCTGGAGCGCGCGCGGCTATTCGCCGACGATGGCGAAATCCGCCCGGAACATCTGCGCCTGGACACCATCCACGTCGCGTTGGCAAGACCCGCGTCGCCGGCCTTGCTGGATGACGCCGCGTTCATCGCCTATGTCGGCGCCTTCCAGGGGTCCCGCAAGGCCCTGGCGGCGGCGCTGGGCATAAGCGAACGCTCGCTGTATCGCCGCCTGGACGCGTGCAAGACAACATTGCCCTGGCGCCCCGGCTCGGTCAGGCCAGAATCTTGA
- a CDS encoding sulfite exporter TauE/SafE family protein: MLLSLLLGAVVGVIMGLTGAGGGILAVPLLVFGQRMTVVAAGPVALLAVGAGAALGAWFGLRTGIVRYRAAMLVAAIGIAASPAGVWLAARLDTRLLTLVFAAVLALVAAKGLRDATAAKRDGDIAAVRRACRCDPHTGRLAWTTGCAGRLSVMGAAAGLLSGLLGVGGGFVVVPALQRFTDLDMRATVATSLAVITLISFAGVAVSVHGGHFDLGVGVPFGAGTVLGVLGGGRLASRWPPRHLKAAFAIVCLAVAAGLAVKILA; the protein is encoded by the coding sequence ATGCTATTGAGCCTTCTACTCGGCGCCGTCGTCGGCGTCATCATGGGATTGACCGGCGCCGGCGGCGGTATCCTGGCCGTGCCGCTGCTGGTATTCGGCCAGCGCATGACCGTGGTCGCGGCCGGTCCCGTCGCCTTGCTCGCGGTTGGCGCCGGCGCCGCGCTGGGCGCCTGGTTCGGACTGCGCACCGGGATCGTGCGCTACCGCGCCGCCATGCTGGTCGCGGCGATCGGCATCGCCGCCAGTCCCGCCGGTGTATGGCTGGCCGCCCGGCTCGACACGCGTTTGTTGACGCTGGTGTTCGCCGCGGTCCTGGCCCTGGTCGCCGCTAAGGGCTTGCGGGACGCGACGGCGGCAAAGCGCGATGGCGACATCGCTGCGGTGCGCCGCGCGTGCCGGTGCGACCCGCATACGGGCCGACTCGCCTGGACGACCGGCTGCGCCGGCCGGCTGTCAGTTATGGGCGCTGCTGCCGGCCTGTTATCGGGGCTGCTGGGTGTGGGCGGGGGATTCGTCGTGGTGCCGGCGCTGCAGCGTTTCACCGACCTGGACATGCGCGCCACCGTGGCCACCTCGCTTGCCGTCATCACGCTGATCTCGTTCGCCGGCGTCGCCGTCAGCGTGCATGGAGGGCATTTCGACCTCGGGGTCGGCGTACCGTTCGGTGCGGGGACTGTGCTGGGGGTGCTGGGCGGCGGGCGGCTGGCGTCGCGCTGGCCGCCGCGCCATCTGAAGGCGGCGTTCGCCATCGTGTGCCTGGCCGTCGCGGCCGGGCTGGCCGTCAAGATTCTGGCCTGA
- the crcB gene encoding fluoride efflux transporter CrcB translates to MGISSVFAVASGAALGALLRWWISVIMNSLFPAIPPGTLLVNLAGAYVIGMAIPWFTNTSSLPPEIRLFVVTGFLGGLTTMSSFAGEVVTLLRAGRLTMGAVAVLLHVGGSIAMCALGMACTGLLMRR, encoded by the coding sequence ATGGGGATTTCTTCCGTATTCGCGGTCGCCAGCGGTGCGGCGTTGGGCGCGCTCTTGCGATGGTGGATCAGTGTCATCATGAATTCACTATTTCCGGCTATCCCGCCTGGCACCCTGTTGGTGAATCTGGCCGGCGCCTATGTTATCGGCATGGCCATCCCCTGGTTTACCAATACTTCTTCGCTTCCGCCCGAAATCAGGCTGTTCGTCGTCACTGGGTTCCTCGGCGGCCTAACGACCATGTCTAGTTTCGCTGGCGAAGTCGTTACCCTATTGCGTGCCGGACGCCTGACGATGGGTGCTGTTGCTGTGCTGCTGCACGTTGGAGGTTCGATCGCGATGTGTGCCTTGGGCATGGCCTGTACTGGCCTGCTCATGCGCCGCTAG